GTTGGAAGAACCCCCTAAcccctaaccccctaaccccctaaccccctaaccccctaaccctaaccccctaaccccctaaccccctaaccccctaaccccctaaTCATGGTCCAATGCACTGTTCCAACCACTGGTTTGAAAATTCGAACTCGCCTGTAGGTAAGCGGGTGTAGTTCCCTTTTCTACTGCATCTTGCTTGACTAGCTGAGCAACACTCCCTCCCGGCTTCACATCCACTATGCCTCCCTGTTCTGACCAGTAACATCCGAGCCCCATACCCTGTTTGACACCTTCATCCCTTTGATTTATATTAGCACAACGCTCCAAAGTAGTTAAGAAAATGCAAGACTTACGAGGATGTTGCCGTTTGGCGACTCATTGGCGCAATGCTATTTACCAAAGACGGTAAAGCCAATGTGCCAGATGATCTCGCATCTTGGAACACTCATCCTACGCTGACGATGGAAAACCAAAGCCCTGTACTCGCCGCGTCGCTTAtctcaatcttctcctcctgcgcctttctccttccccaTCATCACCGCCTCCTGGGTCGCCGGTACACCCATTCCCCTCCTCATTCCTTTCCCTACCTCAGCTACTTCCTCATCCCCAAGTTGACGCTCTCCTAAAAATGGTATTAATATCTGCAGACGTCTCGAAAACAATGTCGAGAGCCCTTGTTGCGAACGgttcttcatcttcttggTATTCTTCTCCTTTTGGCGTATCTCCGCGAGACGATCAGGCTTTTGGTTCCATTTCTTGAAAGCGTAAACTAGCATTTGAGCTACAGCAACTTGCTGGCCTATTTTTTATTGTAAGCATGAAAACGGGAGTTATGCTAATAAGGCGTGAGGAAAATGGTACCGAGGTGCATATATGATGCGTTACAGGTGCGATAAGGCATGGTGAACAGAAGGATTCCCATTCAGGCACAATGAGGTGTGGACGAAAGGAGAAAGGAGGGGAAACCAAGCGCAGAAACAGGATGTACGTACCTTGATAAAGGACAAGAGGTATTGACAAAATCGCCCTCTCCCTCGCTGGGAACCCTCCATACAAGATGGACAGAGTTGGAGATCCAACGACCATTCCCTTTGCAGCCGCACAAAAGCAAATCGCCGTAGCTTCCTTCTTATTAAACCTCAGTCCGCTTACGAATTTTTTCCAGAACAGTTCCTTCCTCGTGCTTCTCCCACTCTCTCCCGTCTCTTCCCCTGCGTCCGCATCCAGATCTACTCCTCCGTCGATTGCTGGACCTTCCATGTCCCCTCTCGAAATGCCCGGAGACGGGCTGACATCAAAACTCTCCGGCAAGAATGGCAACCTTGTAAAGTACAGACAGATCCCAGTAAACACCACGTAAAGCCCAAAGTTAATAAAGCATAGGAAGATGACGGAGATATGGGAGATGGATTCGAATGCGCCCGCATGGAACTGGGTCGAGAAGACGGACCAGATAAGGAgcaggagaaggaaggtgGATACTTTAGGAAGGCGAAAGGTGGCGGCAACCCATCTGGTTTGACGGGGGAAAATGTTGAGGATGACTTGACCTACAAACTGTAATAAATGAAGGCATCAGTCGAAAATGTATAATTGAATGATTGGAAACGAGAGAGAGGACGTACTAGAGGAACGAATAGAGTTAATCCCAGCTGCTTGGCCAGTTGTCGGTAAATCTCCTTCAATCCTTGCGACCCTTCATATCCTCCCTTTGCAATCGGTACGCCATATGACCATgcagaggatgagaaaAACATCTCACAAAGGAGAGGAGTTATAAACGTTCCAAGTAGATTACCTATCCGGTACCGTCACCAGTGCCAAACAATCACGAGGTGGCTGAGGAAGAGTACCTACCCACGCAAACTTCCATGGTCGCCGCCTCCGTACTGCCTCCCGCACTTCTCGTCATCGTAATATTACTCGCAACCGTTGTTGGCATGACACTCATCACCACCATCCCCGCCAGCACATACTTGTCTATAGCCTCATTGCCCGAAGCTCGTACACAGTTAACGATCGCGAATACGATGGCcgagaagaaaaggaaagagaatATCTGTGTAAATAAGTGGAGGCGCCAGTTGGCGAGTTGGTGAAAGAGAGCGGGAGTAGAGAGGGTAAGACCGGTGATCAGAAATATAGCGGCAATAACGCCGTAGGTGATAGAGT
This DNA window, taken from Cryptococcus gattii WM276 chromosome C, complete sequence, encodes the following:
- a CDS encoding Hypothetical protein (Hypothetical Protein; Ymr034cp), encoding MPSLATVESVNRHAAPITASADAGGGNVEKKRPWYHPSMILDFLIGNWFLIGIGVVIVLAWRFPHVAADGGVIRSQYSITYGVIAAIFLITGLTLSTPALFHQLANWRLHLFTQIFSFLFFSAIVFAIVNCVRASGNEAIDKYVLAGMVVMSVMPTTVASNITMTRSAGGSTEAATMEVCVGNLLGTFITPLLCEMFFSSSAWSYGVPIAKGGYEGSQGLKEIYRQLAKQLGLTLFVPLFVGQVILNIFPRQTRWVAATFRLPKVSTFLLLLLIWSVFSTQFHAGAFESISHISVIFLCFINFGLYVVFTGICLYFTRLPFLPESFDVSPSPGISRGDMEGPAIDGGVDLDADAGEETGESGRSTRKELFWKKFVSGLRFNKKEATAICFCAAAKGMVVGSPTLSILYGGFPARERAILSIPLVLYQGQQVAVAQMLVYAFKKWNQKPDRLAEIRQKEKNTKKMKNRSQQGLSTLFSRRLQILIPFLGERQLGDEEVAEVGKGMRRGMGVPATQEAVMMGKEKGAGGED